A genome region from Akkermansiaceae bacterium includes the following:
- a CDS encoding class I SAM-dependent methyltransferase, translating into MNTTSPALGELSDLAVQKSKPNPATFPERIVLSLFGKFTQGGLSLSYPDGRSLHFGEEGAPITARIILNDPTEFFKRATFYGNIGMGEAYTDGIWDTPDIAAVISFFALNMISIQGDDTDSSTLPGVNLLKVVNWFRHLKRSNTVETSRRNIAEHYDLGNEFYSLWLDETMTYSSAKFTPETKTLAEAQTEKYDALCRKLKLKPTDHVLEIGCGWGGFSHHAAKHYGCKVTAVTISEAQAAYARARIEKAGLSDLVEIRIQDYRHITGKFDKIASIEMLEAVGHKFHESFFAKCQEVLTPHGLLGVQYITVPDNRYQSLTKGVDWIQKVIFPGSLLLSVGRVNEAINKTGNMFLHHLEDLGLDYARTLSTWHETFNAKLDQIRPLGFDEPFIRTWNYYLKYCEAGFATRNISVVQAVYTRPNNLKI; encoded by the coding sequence ATGAACACAACATCCCCAGCACTTGGCGAACTTAGCGACTTGGCGGTTCAGAAATCCAAGCCCAACCCGGCCACCTTCCCCGAGCGCATCGTTCTCTCACTCTTCGGAAAATTCACACAAGGCGGCCTCTCGCTCAGCTACCCGGACGGTCGCAGCCTCCACTTCGGCGAGGAGGGGGCGCCCATCACCGCCCGCATCATTCTCAACGACCCCACCGAATTTTTCAAACGCGCCACCTTCTACGGCAACATCGGCATGGGCGAGGCCTACACCGACGGCATCTGGGACACCCCGGACATCGCCGCCGTGATCTCGTTCTTTGCCCTGAACATGATTTCCATCCAGGGCGACGACACCGATTCCTCCACGCTTCCCGGCGTGAACCTCCTGAAGGTCGTCAACTGGTTCCGCCACCTCAAGCGCTCCAACACCGTCGAAACCTCCCGCCGCAACATCGCGGAGCACTACGACCTCGGAAACGAATTCTACTCCCTCTGGCTCGATGAAACGATGACCTACTCCTCCGCGAAGTTCACCCCTGAGACCAAAACCCTCGCCGAGGCACAGACGGAGAAATACGACGCCCTCTGCCGCAAACTGAAACTCAAGCCCACAGACCACGTCCTGGAGATCGGCTGCGGCTGGGGCGGATTCTCCCACCACGCCGCGAAACACTACGGCTGCAAGGTCACCGCCGTCACCATCTCCGAAGCCCAGGCCGCCTACGCCCGCGCCCGCATCGAAAAGGCCGGCCTCTCCGATCTCGTCGAGATCCGCATCCAGGACTACCGCCACATCACCGGGAAATTCGACAAGATCGCATCCATCGAGATGCTCGAAGCCGTCGGCCACAAATTCCACGAATCCTTCTTCGCGAAATGCCAGGAAGTCCTCACCCCCCACGGACTGCTGGGAGTCCAGTATATCACCGTCCCGGACAACCGATACCAATCGCTCACCAAAGGCGTCGATTGGATCCAGAAGGTCATCTTCCCCGGATCGCTCCTGCTCTCCGTCGGGCGTGTCAACGAAGCCATCAACAAGACCGGCAACATGTTCCTCCACCACCTCGAAGACCTCGGCCTCGACTACGCCCGCACCCTTTCCACCTGGCACGAAACCTTCAACGCCAAGCTCGACCAGATCCGCCCCCTCGGCTTCGACGAACCCTTCATCCGCACCTGGAACTACTACCTGAAATACTGCGAAGCCGGCTTCGCCACCCGCAACATCTCCGTCGTCCAGGCGGTCTACACGCGGCCGAACAATTTGAAAATTTAG